The region TGCTGACAGGTTCGTTGGTTACGCCAAGGCCTTTATACGAGCCGACAAGCGAGACAGCTTTCGCGACACCGTGTTGGCGTGCATCACACCTTTTTGAGCCCCGCGCTGCATTTCCGGCTGCGCTGCGCGCAACGCGGCCGTCGCGGCCGGCTTGTCACCCGCGGCAATCGCGGCTTCGACCAGTTTCACATGCGTGCGGATACGCCCGATCCGGTTTCCATTGATCGTGGTGCGGCGCTCGTTGCGACGAATGCGTACTTTTGCCGAAT is a window of Alphaproteobacteria bacterium DNA encoding:
- the rpsT gene encoding 30S ribosomal protein S20; protein product: MANHHSAKVRIRRNERRTTINGNRIGRIRTHVKLVEAAIAAGDKPAATAALRAAQPEMQRGAQKGVMHANTVSRKLSRLSARIKALA